Genomic DNA from Oscillospiraceae bacterium:
CTTGTAGACTACAAGTTTGATAGGTCGCATGTGTAAGCACAGTAATGTGTTCAGCTTAGCGATACTAATTGACCGATAGCTTGAACTACTACATTCCTTATGTTTCATCTTCTTTATTCGGTTTTCAGGGTATTACCTGAACGAGTGCAAGTTTAGATTTTTGCACCTTTAGCTCAGTTGGTAGAGCAACTGACTCTTAATCAGTGGGTCCAGGGTTCGAGTCCCTGAAGGTGCACCACAGTTTAAGTCAGTTGACTGCCTTAAACAGTAGTCAGTGTCTATATTGAGAAGGGTCCACCCGTTCCCATTCCGAACACGGTAGTTAAGCTTCTCTATGCCGAAGATACTTGGCGGGGGACCGCCCGGGAAAATAGGTCGATGCTGACATGTGCCCCCAATAGGGTGGCGCAAAAGCGATACAGTTATGTATCGCTTTTTTTGTCGTTCGACCTGCAAGCGCGTTTACTCAGCGGTGAAAGTCTGCTACAGAAACTGTTAGCAGAAGACAAGGGTGTCCATCGCGAGGTGGAATCTGAAGGAAGTCGGATCTGGGGAGGATAATAACCCACGGGCAAAACCTTGATCAGACGAACAGAAACTGCATACAAGGCATACCCAAAACGGACAAGTTTCCCATACAAAACGAAATCCAATACTGTATAAATTTCGGGGTGTAAATGCAGCAAATATACGAGGTGAAAGTGAACGAGCTTACCCGGGGAAGTCTCACAGACGAAGAAATCAGAAAAAAAAATGAATTGTAAGAAGTCAGCAGAGACAGTAGTAGCGGAAGCATATCACGAAGGGTTCAATACTTTTTTATCTTCTGACACCTTTCTTCTGACTATTATTTTATCAGTTTTTTAGGTGTCTGTAGTGTAAATGAAAGCTAAATTCGATACCTCTGCTCTCATAAATTTAGTTTAATTTGAGCTACTGATTATGCTCATTCTCCATAGTTACCCATATTGAAGAATTATAATTATTGCTTCTACGTTTATTTAATTATATCGAAGCAAATAATAAAGAAAACTGCAATATGGAGATGGACGCAATTGAATAAGATTAGTTTCGACCTTTTACACAGTAATCTGACTGCACAGCTTTTTACAAACAATATAATAACTGCACCCAAAAACTGCATCATACCGGCAAAGCTCTGTCCGCATCGCGATTGCACATTTAAATGTAACGATATCGGGAATGAATGGTACTGCCCAGAGCACGGCTGGTGTTCAAAGAAAAGCATAAAGCTCATAGGCAATTATGTGCCTGGTGATATTGATGTCCGGTAAATTCAGCGGGTATTATTTCAAACATCAGAAAAACGGACGGACGGTCGCGTTTATTCCAGGCATATCGGATCAAGGCGCGTTCATACAAGTTATTACTGACAGCCGATCCTATCATTTTGAATTTTCGGCTGCTGCGATGGGAAAGGAAATAACCATCGGCAAATGCCATTTTTCCACTAAAGGTATTCATATTGATCTACCTGGGATTCAAGGCGATATTATGTATTCGGACGTAACACCTATAAAGTCAGATATCATGGGGCCGTTTCGCTTTTTCCCTATGGAGTGCAGGCATAAAATTGTAAGCATGCGTCATAAATTGAACGGTTCGCTCAGAGCTGAAAACAAGATATACGATTTTAATGGTGGAACGGGATACATCGAGGGTGACAGCGGAAGATCGTTTCCTGAAAAATACGTCTGGCTTCAGACAAACGATTTTTTAGACGGCAGCAGTGTTATGTTGTCGGTCGCGGAAATACCTTTCTTAGGCCTTCATTTTGAAGGCTGCATATGCGTTGTTTTAAACAGAGAGACAGAATACCGGATTGCTACCTATCACGGAGCAAAAGCGGTATTATGTGAAAACTCTATTATTTTATGTCAGGGCGACCTCAGGCTTACGGCAGACATTCTGTCTTATGGCACTGGATTTTCTCTTGCGTCGCCGCATGAAGGAAAATTAAAAGATATTATCAAAGAAAACAACAATGCAAAGGTACTTTTTAAGCTGACCAGTAAAGGTAAAACTGTATGCGACATTTTAAGCGAAAACGCAGCGATCGAATGTTTCGGATATCCGCTGTTGCCTAGGTATTCAGAGCAATAATATGATATGATCAGGTCAACTTCCGGAAAATCAGGTTGGATTCTTTCGTAATATAAGAAAAACCGCAGCGCTTCTATACAAACGCTGCGGTTTTTATAAACCATATGAATATCTACGTTCCAAAGTTCTTTCGGTTTGATAATAGAGTCAGCCTGCAGAGAAACCATTTTGAGGATTATTTATCTAAGGGAACATATTATAATTTATAACATACTATATAGTAATGAACTATTATTTGAAAGGCAGTGATACATATGCCCTCATGTTCTGCAGGAACATATCCATATACAATACAATCCGGAGATTCATTATGGTCGATTGCACAACGTTTCCGTTTAACCGTTCATGAAATCGCATCAGTAAATCCCAGACTTGATGTCAACAATCTTTATATCGGTCAGATTATCTGTATTCCCAATAGAAACAACCAGCCTTCGCAGCCAATATCCATGGGCATCAGCAAGGCGGAACAAACGCTAAGCAATCATATGCGGCTCTTATGGGAACAACATGTTTATTGGACGAGGATGGCCATACTCAGTATGGCTTTTGGATTGCCGGATGTAGAATATGTTACAAATCAACTTTTAGAGAACCCAAAGAATTTTGAAAATGCACTCAGGCCATTTTACGGGGAGGACATTGCTGCAAAATTCGCTGAGCTATTAACAAATCATCTTGCAATTGCTGCTGAGCTTATTAAAGCGGCAAAGGCAGACGATAGCGCCGCAGCTGCCGATGCCGAAAAACGATGGTATGAAAATGCGGATGAGATTGCGGACTTCCTTGGCAGCATAAATCAGTATTGGTCAGTGCAGGAATGGAAGAATATGCTGTATGACCATCTTGCGATGACAAAAGACGAAGCCGTTGATATTCTTGACCAAAAATACGAAGACAGCATAAATATGTTTTCAAATATCGAACATGAAGCACTGGCCATGGCCGATATCATGACACAAGGGATTGTGAAGCAATTTTCAAAGTTTTTCAAATAGAAAGCGTTTTCGGTATCATAAAACAAATGTTATAGACAGATATTCTTGATTTTACCGATTCCTTCCTGAAAAAAAGGGAATGGATCAATTTAGCGAATTATTAATACGTCAAGTGAATAATCACAGGTCTTTTAGAAAAAAGGTTCCGGTATAAGTCGGTACGCTTCGACAATTCAAAGTCACGTCTGTGAATAAATCGGATTTTTACGATGGATAATAAAGTATAGGAGGTACTTTATATGGATGATAAAAGCGGGTTTGTCATTACAAACCGGGACAGAGTGCTAAGGGCATGGGAAAATTCCACCGAACTTGTACGCAACTATCAAGAATATTCACATGAAATGGAAGATGACAAAAAATTGGCGGAGATTTTCGCCGAATATGCAGAGGATGAAGCGCTGCATGCAGTAAAGCTGCTGAAACTGCTTCAAAGCTATGAAAAATAAGAAACGGCGGCTGAAAATATACTCAGCCGCCGTTTCTTATTGCAGAATCAAGAAGTAAGCAAAACACCTGTGATAATGGAGCCAATCCAAGCCCACACATCGGACTTTTAGAACTGTACCAAGTCTTTTAGTACTTACTGCTCCCCCACTTTACCTTATTCGTCTTCCGTCACAGAACTACGTAGTTAATCCTAGTCGTTTTATACTGCATTATGAACAATGGCTACTATAGCATCTATCGGTATATCAGTTACAGAACCAACACCTGAGTTACAAAAACCATTGCAATAATCAGTTCCGCCATAAAGTCCGTTATTGCTTCCGCCACAGCATCCTCTACGTGACTTTTGATTGCATGCACTGCCTAACGCACAGCTGGGGGCAGGGCCAAATCTCGTAATCAGTCGAATGAAGCAATGGTTAACAGCAGTAACTACCCCTGTAAACCCAGATCCTGAGATGCCGCCGCTTTTAGTAAATATTGTTATAGTTTCGCCGACATTACAATACAATTCATTTATATTAGTATTTTCCATAAAATCTCCCTATGAGGTGCACCTGTTATATTATATTCCCTAATATGACAAAATGCGACAAAATTTTGTTTACTCAATGAGGAGTATATCAATTTAATTCGTTCAGCATAAAGCCCGACATATGGGACCTTTTTACACTATAACGAAGCCTTTCAAGTACTTAATGTTCAAGTAAACAAGATCATATATACGAGAGCAGCCCACCGCTCTGACCGAATACGATGGGCTGATATCGAGCGCTATCATGCCGATTGTATATGGCAGCTCTTTTTTGTAAGTTTTTCTTCTGAGGCTTTATGCCTGCTCCTACCCAGAAAATATATTATTCCTATTCCGATCCCCGCGCCGGAGTAAAGAAATGATGCCATAAATGTCGGCTCGATTTTCGCAAGCAGTAGCTTGGAAAAAGGCATATTTATCGCATATAATACGGCTGCTAAGACAGCGTATACAATAGCTGTAACTTTCTTTTTACTCATAATAGGTTCCTTCATAATTCGTGTTTTTACCGCCACATCCGAACTGACTTCACAACCTCGGCTTTTTCAAAAAACATCTAAAGCGACCACTCACAAACCTCTGACACCTAACCATACCACTCGTCAGATTATGACATCTAAATCGCTCTGTTACGTTCAAAATCAAGTCTTTGGACTTATTCCCACAGGACGAAAATCTGTGGCCGTAAACACCTTGCTTTCGATATAAAAGACCACTAAAAATACCTTTTTACCCTTGCCATCAATACCACGCACCCAACGTGCCTTGAGTGGGTAAAAAAAGATGTCGTACCCCTCTGTATCTCCTTGGTGAAAGGATAGCGATTATATTACTTAAAATTATTAATATGTCTCGGACAATCTATCAAATAGCAATATGGTTCAACTTTTAAGTTTTTGGTGATATCTGAAATCTCAGGCCTTTTGTCAAAATCAATTATTGAGTAATAACCATTTTTTAATTCGAGCATCTCATTTTCAAAATACGCTATAATTTCTTTCGAATAAATATCATCTGTTTCGTAGTTCTCAATAGTATCCTTTATTTCTTGTATTTTTGATTCAAATACAACTTTGCATTTTTCATTAAATCCAAGCGTGTGTAGTGTATATAAAATAACTTGTATTTCCTCGCCAAAAAAAGATAGACTGTATTCATTACCGTTGGAATCTCGATACTTATCTTCGAACATTTTGTTTACTTTTTGATACTCCTCAAGAGAATAATACAAATCCATCAGCTCAAAAACGCCGATCACCTTAGTATTACCGAACCGATACTTCATATACAGATCGTCGGCAATTATGCTTGCCTCTCTTTTTTTGCCCAGTGATAACAAGGCAAAGGCATAGCAAAAATGTATCTTTTCAATTAATTCATTTAAATCGTCCAAATCTCCGGCTAACTGTTTAAATAGATTAAGTGCTTGGTTAATATCCTTCTTTTTTAAAAGGCAGTAACCCAATTGATATTTGTATTCAATATTTTGGGGGGCATACTCCAGGATTTTAAGAACCATTTGTTGAGCTTTGTTAAGATCCACATCTAAGTATAATGTTGATAGAGCATAATATGTGTTAATAAAAGGCGTACCCAGAATTATTGCGCGTTCCAAGAGCAATATTGCTTTATTCGGTTCATAACATTCTTTATCATAAATGTAAGCTAAATCATTTAATATTTCACATAATTCTTCGGTACTCATTTTATTCTCATATTTCCTTATTGCATCTTCCAGTAAAGAAATAATATCTTCATTCTCCCGGCAATCTTCATAATACATAATTGCTAATTGACAAATAGCCTTTATATTTTCGGGTTCCTTTTTTAACAATGATTCTAAGTAATCAATATATTCTTTCAATATATAAGAGTATTGATCGTATTCTTCGGTCTGCACAATATCGTGAATCTTTCTGATATAATAATCAATTGTCATATTTCATTCTCCTTATCATTCAGCATTCTCCAGCCATTGTTATTGCTCCTTATTGCTTTTCAAAAATTTCTTTCTTTCTTATTTCGACCATCTTTTTCATAAACTGTAGATCATCTACATTAGGGTTATCAATTCTAAAGGTACACCCACAGACTTTATCGAATTCTTTACCGAATATCACTTTATGTCTGCCACCACCACATGAGCCGCAATTACCGCAACCGTCAACATGTTTCCAAGCTATTTCTTTAAGCTCTTTTTCTATTGGGAAATCTTCTAAAGAAATTGAATTCATATCATCTGACCAAACTGTCCAATGATTATCTTTTTCGTCAGGGTCTTTTATTGCAATAAAGCATACACATTCATTATTGTATTTTATAATGTAATAAATTTTATCTTTCCTTATATAATCTTCGATATACATTATACATTCCTCGCTACTTTAAAATTCACTATTATATTTATTTTATATCATAATGTCCCTAAAATCAACTATATAAAAACAAAATTTGTCGATTATATTATTTGCCTATTCAGTTTCACTCAGACATACATCGACAACGCTTCTATTGTCTTACGGTACAAACAAAAAAATATTGCGTCAAGGCTTGGCCATACACAACTGTCAACAACAAACCGTTATGTACATGCTCTCAAAGACGCAGGCGAAACCGCAGATATGGTGTTTGATGAACATGCAAAAGAACTGGTATAAGGAAGTGAGAAAAAAAGCTTGATTCGGTATTCGATTAAAGACCAAATTCAAAATATAGATAAAACAAAAAAAGCACGATTCGCAAGAAAATCCTTGCAAATCAATGCTTTTACGTGGAGCTGACAAGCCGGATCGAACGGCCGACCTCATCCTTACCAAGGATGTGCTCTACCTACTGAGCTATGTCAGCAAAATGGCGATCCGGATGAGACTCGAACTCACGACCTCTAGCGTGACAGGCTAGCGTTCTAACCAACTGAACTACCGGACCGTATATTGGCGATAATAAAAATCGCTGCCCGAATATATTAC
This window encodes:
- a CDS encoding tocopherol cyclase family protein; the encoded protein is MSGKFSGYYFKHQKNGRTVAFIPGISDQGAFIQVITDSRSYHFEFSAAAMGKEITIGKCHFSTKGIHIDLPGIQGDIMYSDVTPIKSDIMGPFRFFPMECRHKIVSMRHKLNGSLRAENKIYDFNGGTGYIEGDSGRSFPEKYVWLQTNDFLDGSSVMLSVAEIPFLGLHFEGCICVVLNRETEYRIATYHGAKAVLCENSIILCQGDLRLTADILSYGTGFSLASPHEGKLKDIIKENNNAKVLFKLTSKGKTVCDILSENAAIECFGYPLLPRYSEQ
- a CDS encoding LysM domain-containing protein; translated protein: MPSCSAGTYPYTIQSGDSLWSIAQRFRLTVHEIASVNPRLDVNNLYIGQIICIPNRNNQPSQPISMGISKAEQTLSNHMRLLWEQHVYWTRMAILSMAFGLPDVEYVTNQLLENPKNFENALRPFYGEDIAAKFAELLTNHLAIAAELIKAAKADDSAAAADAEKRWYENADEIADFLGSINQYWSVQEWKNMLYDHLAMTKDEAVDILDQKYEDSINMFSNIEHEALAMADIMTQGIVKQFSKFFK
- a CDS encoding ferritin family protein, whose product is MDDKSGFVITNRDRVLRAWENSTELVRNYQEYSHEMEDDKKLAEIFAEYAEDEALHAVKLLKLLQSYEK
- a CDS encoding EamA family transporter encodes the protein MSKKKVTAIVYAVLAAVLYAINMPFSKLLLAKIEPTFMASFLYSGAGIGIGIIYFLGRSRHKASEEKLTKKSCHIQSA